One region of Glycine max cultivar Williams 82 chromosome 9, Glycine_max_v4.0, whole genome shotgun sequence genomic DNA includes:
- the LOC100814069 gene encoding nicotianamine synthase-like protein: MENQQEMMKVEKVCEIYEKISKLEDLNPSNHVNNLFTQLVTICTTPCQIDVTKLSQQVRETIAKLIRLCGKAEGLLENHYSTLIGSYENPLSHMKLFPYYSNYFKLSHLEFTMLTTHITQVPTQLAFVGSGPLPLTSIMLATHYLKHTCFHNYDMDPLANAKAHELVSSDTDLSKRMFFHTCDILNVSNGLKDYNVVFLAALVGMDHKEKGRVISHLAKFMAPGAILLLRSAHGARAFLYPVVDPSSDLKGFEVLSVFHPTDEVINSVIVARKGLYSSPVLASKCSGVEGFNHFNHGNVIEELTVDDQA; the protein is encoded by the coding sequence ATGGAGAACCAACAAGAAATGATGAAAGTAGAAAAGGTATGTGAAATCTATGAAAAAATCTCCAAACTAGAAGACCTCAACCCTTCAAACCATGTCAACAACCTCTTCACCCAACTTGTCACAATTTGCACCACCCCATGCCAAATAGATGTTACCAAACTAAGCCAACAAGTTAGAGAAACCATAGCCAAGCTAATTAGGCTTTGTGGGAAAGCTGAAGGGCTTCTTGAGAACCACTACTCAACCCTAATAGGATCATATGAGAACCCTTTAAGCCACATGAAACTCTTCCCTTACTACTCCAACTACTTCAAACTTAGCCACTTGGAGTTCACCATGTTAACCACTCACATCACACAAGTCCCTACCCAACTAGCCTTTGTGGGGTCAGGTCCTCTTCCTCTCACCTCAATCATGTTGGCCACACATTACCTCAAACACACATGCTTCCACAACTACGACATGGATCCATTGGCAAATGCCAAGGCCCATGAACTTGTCTCCTCGGACACCGACTTGTCGAAGAGGATGTTCTTCCACACTTGTGACATTCTAAACGTGTCGAATGGCCTCAAGGACTACAACGTGGTGTTCTTGGCAGCACTTGTGGGAATGGACCATAAGGAGAAAGGAAGAGTCATTAGCCACTTGGCCAAATTCATGGCTCCTGGGGCTATTTTGTTGCTGAGGAGTGCACATGGTGCTAGGGCTTTTCTCTACCCTGTGGTTGATCCTTCTTCTGATCTCAAAGGCTTTGAAGTTCTATCGGTTTTTCACcccactgatgaggttattAACTCGGTTATTGTTGCACGCAAAGGGCTTTATTCATCACCAGTGTTGGCTAGCAAATGCTCTGGAGTTGAAGGGTTTAATCACTTCAACCATGGGAATGTTATTGAGGAGTTGACCGTTGACGATCAGGCTTGA